The Rhodococcus sp. B50 DNA window CGGCGTCCCGGATTCGGGAAATCCGTATCGCACTCCCACGTCCGCACCAGCCGGCGCTGGAACCCGAACATCCAGCGCAGGACATATTTCGTGCCCTCACTGGGCCGCCGCGTCACGCTGAACCTGTCGGCCAAGGCGATCAAGACCGTCGACCGCGACGGCATCGAGAGCGTCGTCGCACGACTGCGTGCCCGCGGGGAGAAGATCTGATGGCCGCACGCAACGAGATCCGGCCCATCGTCAAGCTCCGGTCCACCGCCGGAACCGGCTACACCTACGTCACCCGGAAGAACCGCCGGAACGATCCCGACCGGCTCGTGCTGCGCAAGTACGATCCCGTGCTGCGCGAACACGTCGACTTCCGCGAGGAGAAGTAGTCGTGGCGAAGAAATCGAAGATCGCGCGCAACGAGCAGCGGAAGGTGATCGTGGCCCGGTACGCCGAGCGCCGCGCGGAACTGAAGGAGGTCGTGCGCACGCCGTCTTCCTCCCCGGAGGAGCGCCACGAAGCACAGCGGGCACTGCAGCGTCTACCCCGCGACGCCAGTCCGGTACGATTACGCAATCGAGACGC harbors:
- the rpsN gene encoding 30S ribosomal protein S14, whose protein sequence is MAKKSKIARNEQRKVIVARYAERRAELKEVVRTPSSSPEERHEAQRALQRLPRDASPVRLRNRDAADGRPRGHLRKFGLSRVRVRELAHRGELPGVHKSSW
- the rpmB gene encoding 50S ribosomal protein L28; amino-acid sequence: MSATCQLTGRRPGFGKSVSHSHVRTSRRWNPNIQRRTYFVPSLGRRVTLNLSAKAIKTVDRDGIESVVARLRARGEKI
- the rpmG gene encoding 50S ribosomal protein L33; protein product: MAARNEIRPIVKLRSTAGTGYTYVTRKNRRNDPDRLVLRKYDPVLREHVDFREEK